ACATGgaacagataggtgggagggcatTGGCTACAGACTGTCGCCAATTTCTTAGGTTATTTGCGTAAATGGCTAATGGAAACACTtcatttttattcaacactagGTTTTCTTTAGGTGTGATGTCATTACGTCCATGTGTTTTTATCGTCTAGATAGTTAAATGGAAACGCACCTTAGCAGGCAATTGTcgcatctattttttttttaatgcaaacTTTCTGAATGTTATCAAGCTAATGGAAACATACCTACTGTGTCCTATGCCAATACCCCATAACTTGTTTGTGTTTTCTCGTAAGGTGAATCTCAATGTGAGGCAGACGGGCAAGAGACTAGAACACCAGGGGATTCGAATTGAGTTTGTTGGGCAGATTGGTGAGTTTGTGTAAATTTATATTTTGACATTGTAACCTAACAGCAGCGCCCACCTCAAACACCAACCATGCAATGTTCATTGGTTCACAAACCAAGTGTTGTATCAGTCTCATTTATGCTAAACCGCTTAGCAAAGCATGTGCTTGTCATGTGAAAACCGCAGTTGTCCACACTCCACAGCACACACTCTGGTCTGGTGGCAAAGTGTTTCTGTGAGGATTCCTCAACCATGACGAAGTGTTGTTTCAATGTTGTCAAACTGACTGAGGAAGTTTGGGGAAGCCTACAAATAACATATTAATATCTGAATGTCTGATCATAGGATAAGAGTTAAAATCTAATACAGGACAATCTAGGTTAATAGATTTAGGACTCCTCTATTTATACTTttgttaaaataaatgtttcccTTGTTACAACGGATGTGCTTATTGGAAATGTGAGGTTCCTGTTTGTGATGATGTGATGAACCTAACAGAGGTGTTTAAACATGTGGTGTATTTCTTTCAGAGCTCTTCAGTGATAAAAGCAACACACATGAGTTTGTTAACCTGGTGAAGGAGCTTGCCCTGCCAGGGGAGTTGACCCAGAACCGAAGCTACGACTTTGAGTTCACGCAGGTGGAGAAGCCCTATGAATCTTACGTTGGAACCAATGTCCGACTGAGGTTCGCGCACAACTCTGTCATAACCAGATGTCCTCTGCATCGTCCTTTTCTATTGGCACAGCTTGAGATGATCAGTGAAACTGTATCAGATGGCTTCTTGTTGTCATTGCTGCATCCACCTTATGAATATAAGCAGTGTGTCGGTTTAATGTCATTTGCATTGTTGTAAACAATCCATAACTCTCCTTTTGTTATTTCCTGTAGATATTTCCTCAAAGTGACAGTAATGAGGAGACTGTCTGATCTGGTGAAAGAGTATGAGCTCATTGTCCATCAGCTGGCTACTTACCCTGATGTGAATAATTCCATTAAAATGGAAGTTGGCATTGAAGACTGTCTACACATAGAGTTTGAATACAACAAGTCCaagtaagatatatatatatatatatataactataagaCATTCATGCATTCAAACCATAGCACAGTAGCAAATACATGTCAAAATCGGTTTCAGATTCAGAAGTCATAAATTAAATAAATGATTAGAATTTATATATACGTTATTATAAATGTATAACTTGACCTGACCTCAACTGTCTTCTCAGATACCACTTGAAAGATGTCATTGTGGGTAAAATCTATTTCCTTCTGGTGAGAATCAAAATCCAGCACATGGAACTTCAGTTGATAAAGAAGGAGATGACTGGAATAGGTGAGATGAGGTTTACTTAAAGGGAAAGTTCACTTAAAACGGCATAAG
This region of Oncorhynchus tshawytscha isolate Ot180627B linkage group LG25, Otsh_v2.0, whole genome shotgun sequence genomic DNA includes:
- the LOC112224661 gene encoding vacuolar protein sorting-associated protein 26A, whose translation is MSFLGGLFGPVCEIDVLLNDAETRKTAELKTEDGKVEKNYLFYDGESVSGKVNLNVRQTGKRLEHQGIRIEFVGQIELFSDKSNTHEFVNLVKELALPGELTQNRSYDFEFTQVEKPYESYVGTNVRLRYFLKVTVMRRLSDLVKEYELIVHQLATYPDVNNSIKMEVGIEDCLHIEFEYNKSKYHLKDVIVGKIYFLLVRIKIQHMELQLIKKEMTGIGPSTTTETDTVAKYDIMDGAPVKGESIPIRLFLAGYDLTATMRDVNKKFSVRYFLNLVLVDEEDRRYFKQQEVVLWRKAPEKIRKRNFQRYESPEPRPTLPAEQQPEM